In Pieris rapae chromosome 24, ilPieRapa1.1, whole genome shotgun sequence, a single window of DNA contains:
- the LOC111000929 gene encoding myoneurin, which produces MAQQLELQFNINSFENFMQEDFCQLCLFKIGTGALQITQCLTEKIKECLDLDFTEDFPNRICKVCEIKIKQFFDFKKTCQDSYRKFCEFLANKPIKLESYQDDESDNTYYEVVSPEPEVKPIVVETMPVAIETEPVINDTKPKVKDTKQVKTRIRKKRSDSWCYLCLIDFKTAEYLNKHRAEHHENCITLYKCLGCEKGFRNRRLCLSHERLFCRELKNGYKCNICNILLPTRRKYENHDQQHKSNVKVEAVEYNIFKCDLCHLRFGNEVKLIKHLKKHNNPKRYVCETCGRVFQRRDYLYKHTFIHNGLKKYACTCCTYKTNQKSALNIHMRTHTGIKPFGCDICSYRTVSSGNLKAHRQKHSSLKQYECSVCDKKFVYKKSLEVHISCAHAPQHYICDCGALYTSAKSLKRHLATKQCGAKSDKNIL; this is translated from the exons ATGGCACAACAGTTGgagttacaatttaatataaattcttttgAAAACTTTATGCAAGAAGATTTTTGCCaactatgtttatttaaaattggaactGGTGCTCTGCAAATCACACAATGTcttacagaaaaaataaaagagtgtttagatttagattttacaGAAGATTTCCCAAACAGGATTTGCAAAGTATGcgaaataaagattaaacaGTTCTTCGACTTTAAGAAAACTTGCCAAGATTCATATAGAaagttttgtgaatttttagCAAATAAGCCAATCAAATTAGAATCGTATCAAGATGACGAATCAGATAATACTTATTACGAAGTAGTCTCCCCAGAACCTGAAGTTAAACCTATAGTTGTTGAAACTATGCCAGTAGCTATTGAAACTGAACCAGTAATCAATGACACTAAACCAAAAGTTAAGGACACTAAACAAGTAAAAACAAGGATACGCAAAAAGCGTTCAGATTCCTGGTGTTACTTATGTCTCATAGATTTTAAAACTGCAGAATATCTTAACAAACATAGAGCAGAACATCATGAAAACTGCATTACCCTCTACAAATGCTTAGGTTGTGAAAAAGGTTTTAGAAATAGACGTCTCTGTCTTAGCCATGAGCGGCTATTCTGCAGGGAGCTTAAAAATGGatataaatgcaatatttGCAACATTTTATTACCAACGCGAAGAAAGTATGAAAATCATGACCAACAACACAAGAGTAATGTTAAAGTTGAAGCTGtagaatataacatatttaaatgtgattTATGCCATTTGAGATTTGGTAATGAAGTTAAACTTATCAAACATCTGAAGAAACATAATAATCCGAAGAGATATGTGTGTGAG ACATGTGGACGAGTTTTCCAGCGTCGTGATTATCTATACAAGCACACATTTATACATAACGGCCTTAAGAAATATGCTTGTACATGTTGTACATACAAGACCAACCAGAAGTCagctttaaatatacatatgag GACACATACAGGTATAAAACCATTTGGATGTGATATTTGTTCATACCGTACCGTGTCCAGTGGTAACCTTAAAGCACACCGTCAAAAACATTCATCATTGAAACAGTATGAG TGTTCAGTATGCGACAAGAAATTCGTTTATAAAAAGAGCCTCGAAGTACATATATCCTGCGCACACGCACCTCAGCACTATATCTGCGATTGTGGCGCCCTCTATACAAGCGCGAAGTCATTGAAGCGACATCTAGCGACGAAGCAGTGTGGCGCGAAAagcgataaaaatattttgtga
- the LOC111002452 gene encoding H/ACA ribonucleoprotein complex subunit 4 — MTDIAVPGKEVFSEKKKKKNKDAVSLGTFQQIGDFKIEPSESVGKIDTAYWPLLLKNFDRLNVRTNHYTPLPFGHSPLKRPISEYVKSGFINVDKPSNPSSHEVVSWIKRILKVEKTGHSGTLDPKVTGCLIVCIDKATRLVKSQQNAGKEYVAVFNLHSAVESIKKVTQGLEKLRGALFQRPPLISAVKRQLRVRTVYDSKLLDYDEEKNVGVFWVSCEAGSYIRTMCVHLGLMLGVGGQMIELRRVRSGIQGEKEGMVTMHDILDAQWAYENHKDETYLRRVINPLEGLLIAHKRIFIKDSAVNAVCYGAKVLLPGILRYEDGIEIDQEIVIVTTKGEAVALAIALMTTSTIASCDHGVAAKLKRVIMERDTYPRKWGLGPKASHKKMLIQQGKLDKHGKPNENTPKEFLNSYVSYDKKENGSADVEDDASRKRTASTAEIVNQDDSMEAKAEKKKKKKKKDLESTVDADTTVDADTTVEQAEGDAGEESSKKQKKKKKKKDKEQEREEE, encoded by the coding sequence ATGACTGATATTGCGGTACCGGGAAAGGAGGTGTTTTcggaaaagaaaaagaagaaaaataaggATGCTGTTTCGTTGGGCACGTTTCAGCAGATTGGCGATTTCAAAATTGAGCCCTCCGAAAGTGTTGGTAAGATAGATACAGCTTACTGGcctttattattgaaaaacttTGACCGTCTCAACGTGCGCACTAACCATTACACACCTTTACCGTTTGGACATTCACCTCTAAAAAGACCTATTTCGGAATACGTCAAGTCTGGATTTATTAACGTCGATAAACCTAGCAATCCTAGTTCACACGAAGTTGTGTCTTGGATAAAACGGATCTTGAAAGTGGAGAAAACGGGTCACTCAGGGACACTTGATCCCAAGGTCACGGGTTGcttaattgtatgtattgaTAAAGCTACACGTCTTGTAAAATCTCAACAGAATGCTGGTAAAGAGTATGTAGCAGTATTTAACCTCCACTCTGCTGTggaaagtattaaaaaagtaacacAAGGCTTGGAGAAGCTTCGGGGTGCACTGTTCCAGAGACCTCCACTTATATCAGCCGTCAAACGTCAACTACGTGTGCGTACTGTATATGACAGTAAATTATTAGACTAtgatgaagaaaaaaatgttggaGTCTTTTGGGTTAGTTGTGAGGCTGGTTCCTACATCCGTACAATGTGTGTTCATTTGGGACTTATGCTTGGTGTTGGTGGTCAGATGATTGAGCTCAGACGTGTAAGATCGGGTATACAGGGTGAAAAGGAAGGCATGGTTACAATGCATGATATCTTGGATGCCCAATGGGCATATGAAAACCATAAAGATGAAACTTATCTCCGCCGGGTTATAAATCCATTAGAGGGACTATTAATTGCTCACAAgaggatttttataaaagacagTGCAGTTAATGCAGTATGCTATGGTGCTAAGGTATTACTGCCTGGTATTTTGAGATATGAAGATGGAATAGAAATAGATCAAGAGATTGTCATTGTAACAACAAAAGGAGAAGCGGTAGCTCTTGCCATTGCTCTGATGACAACATCCACAATAGCATCATGTGACCATGGTGTTGCAGCTAAACTTAAGCGTGTTATCATGGAAAGAGATACTTATCCAAGAAAGTGGGGATTAGGACCTAAAGCATCACACAAGAAAATGCTTATACAGCAAGGCAAGCTTGATAAACATGGAAAACCCAATGAAAACACTCCTAAAGAGTTTCTTAACAGTTATGTGAgttatgataaaaaagaaaatggtAGTGCAGATGTTGAGGATGACGCAAGTAGAAAACGTACAGCAAGCACGGCTGAAATAGTTAACCAAGATGACTCCATGGAAGCCAAAGctgaaaagaaaaagaaaaaaaagaagaaggaTTTAGAGAGCACAGTTGATGCCGACACAACAGTTGATGCCGATACAACTGTAGAACAAGCAGAAGGAGATGCAGGTGAAGAATCTagcaaaaaacaaaagaagaaaaagaagaagaaggacAAAGAACAAGAGAGAGAGGAGGAATGA
- the LOC111002451 gene encoding DNA-directed RNA polymerases I, II, and III subunit RPABC3 has product MAGVLFEDIFNVKDMDPEGKKFDRVSRLHCESESFKMDLILDINSWIYPMELGDKFRLVLATTLRENGYPDGGEWNPLETEGNRADSFEYVMYGKVYRIDGDEAGMEPATRLSAYVSFGGLLMRLQGDANNLHGFEVDQHMYLLMKKLAF; this is encoded by the exons atggcaggtgttttatttgaagatatatttaatgtaaaagatATGGACCCCGAGGGGAAGAAATTCGATCGAGTCAGCCGGCTTCACTGCGAATCTGAGTCGTTCAAGATGGATTTGATTTTAGACATAAATTCGTGGATATATCCAATGGAACTTGGTGACAAGTTTAGATTGGTGCTTGCTACAACTTTAAGAGAAAATGGTTACCCAGACGGTGGGGAATGGAACCCTCTTGAGACGGAAGGAAACCGAGCAGATAGTTTCGAATATGTTATGTATGGGAAAGTTTATAG GATAGATGGTGATGAAGCAGGCATGGAACCAGCAACAAGATTATCAGCATATGTCTCATTTGGCGGTCTGCTAATGAGGTTACAAGGAGatgcaaataatttacatgGTTTTGAAGTAGATCAgcatatgtatttactaatgaagaaattagctttttaa